A region of Myxococcus stipitatus DSM 14675 DNA encodes the following proteins:
- a CDS encoding glycosyltransferase family 2 protein, with protein sequence MAKADLIISIVNHSNPELLHDCLRTLFATTRDCTFEVWVVDNATDGRGVEAMRRDFPQVRWLFNTERKGFSANHNQVLRQAHGRYICIFNDDTIVHEGAFDALVRFMDENPRVGMAGARLLNADGTVQNCTFRPMSLSGQLFDLVFLPRPLHFLKQMEIDPAQYGHEEARVNWVLGACIVVRDETLAEVGLLDEAMSPLGNTEDTDWCVRAWKAGWEVAFCPEAVITHLSSRSFRPSATGPDKVRVELWRTRVAYFRKHHGRLQEWMLRAILVGTLPYNSMVLTQTLLRGRMALPEFRRQLSTFLRISEMGLRARV encoded by the coding sequence ATGGCGAAGGCAGACCTGATCATCTCCATTGTCAATCACAGCAACCCCGAGCTGCTGCACGACTGCCTGCGCACGCTGTTCGCGACGACGCGGGACTGCACCTTCGAGGTGTGGGTGGTGGACAACGCGACGGATGGGCGAGGCGTGGAGGCGATGCGCCGCGACTTCCCGCAGGTGCGCTGGTTGTTCAACACGGAGCGCAAGGGATTCTCGGCCAATCACAACCAGGTGCTGAGGCAGGCGCACGGGCGCTACATCTGCATCTTCAACGACGACACCATCGTGCACGAGGGCGCGTTCGACGCGCTCGTGCGCTTCATGGATGAGAACCCGCGCGTGGGGATGGCGGGGGCGCGGCTGTTGAACGCGGATGGCACGGTGCAGAACTGCACCTTCCGCCCCATGTCCTTGTCGGGGCAGTTGTTCGACCTGGTCTTCCTGCCGCGCCCGCTGCACTTCCTGAAGCAGATGGAGATCGACCCGGCGCAGTACGGGCATGAGGAGGCCCGGGTGAACTGGGTGCTGGGTGCCTGCATCGTCGTGCGGGATGAGACGCTGGCGGAGGTGGGGCTGCTCGACGAGGCGATGTCGCCGTTGGGGAACACGGAAGACACGGACTGGTGTGTGCGGGCGTGGAAGGCGGGCTGGGAGGTGGCGTTCTGCCCGGAGGCGGTGATTACGCACCTGTCGAGCCGCTCGTTCCGTCCTTCCGCGACAGGGCCGGACAAGGTGCGGGTGGAGTTGTGGCGCACGCGGGTGGCGTACTTCCGCAAGCACCATGGCCGGCTGCAGGAGTGGATGCTGCGCGCCATCCTGGTGGGGACGTTGCCGTACAACTCGATGGTGCTGACGCAGACGTTGTTGCGAGGGCGGATGGCGCTGCCGGAGTTCCGCAGGCAGCTCTCCACGTTCCTGCGCATCTCCGAGATGGGCCTGCGGGCGCGGGTCTGA
- a CDS encoding glycosyltransferase family 2 protein, whose translation MPFFSVVIPTYNRARLLERTLASVFAQEERDYEVLVVDDGSSDDTLEVLGRLGEKVRVLQQANAGPGAARNLGIQEARGEYVVFLDSDDLWFPWTLAVYRQVLREQGMPAVVMGSSVTFQKEDELARVAREPLNVVPFRDYLASAGDTTPRTACVLAVRTEALRRVEGFTPLRIVAEDYDLLYRLGTEPGFAWVRAPLAVGYRKHEGSESTMLESAHRGMAYQLMQERLSRYPGGTERRRERLQMLLYASRHVSHVMVDHGRMDLALDLYRRSLPYHLEVPRWRYLLGFLPKMAVRGLLQSVHRNQPGSSRA comes from the coding sequence ATGCCGTTCTTCTCGGTCGTCATCCCGACGTACAACCGGGCGCGGCTGTTGGAGCGGACGCTCGCGTCGGTGTTCGCGCAGGAGGAGCGGGATTACGAGGTGCTCGTCGTGGATGACGGCTCCTCGGACGACACGCTGGAGGTGCTGGGGCGGCTCGGCGAGAAGGTGCGAGTGCTCCAGCAGGCCAACGCGGGCCCGGGCGCGGCGCGCAACCTGGGCATCCAGGAGGCCCGGGGCGAGTACGTGGTGTTCCTGGACAGCGATGACCTGTGGTTCCCGTGGACGCTCGCGGTGTACCGGCAGGTGTTGCGAGAGCAGGGGATGCCCGCGGTGGTGATGGGCTCGTCGGTGACGTTCCAGAAGGAGGACGAGCTGGCGCGGGTGGCGCGAGAGCCCCTGAACGTGGTGCCCTTCCGGGACTATCTGGCGAGCGCGGGGGACACGACGCCGCGCACGGCGTGTGTCCTGGCGGTGAGGACGGAGGCGCTGCGGCGCGTGGAGGGCTTCACGCCGTTGCGCATCGTCGCCGAGGACTACGATTTGCTGTACCGGCTGGGGACCGAGCCTGGGTTTGCCTGGGTGCGTGCGCCGCTCGCGGTGGGCTACCGGAAGCACGAGGGCTCCGAGTCCACGATGCTGGAGTCGGCCCACCGGGGGATGGCGTACCAGTTGATGCAGGAGCGCTTGTCGCGCTACCCGGGTGGGACGGAGCGGAGGCGCGAGCGGTTGCAGATGCTGCTGTATGCGAGCCGGCACGTCTCACACGTGATGGTGGACCACGGCCGGATGGACCTCGCGCTGGACTTGTATCGACGGAGCCTGCCGTATCATCTGGAGGTTCCTCGCTGGCGGTACCTGCTCGGGTTCCTGCCGAAGATGGCCGTGCGAGGGCTGCTCCAGAGCGTTCACCGAAACCAGCCGGGCTCATCGCGGGCCTGA
- a CDS encoding ROK family protein, which yields MKGSAWGGVDLGGTKIEAVVVDAEGRPLGNARHPTPAGGPKEVVRAIYEALEDASRSAGLAPRRLAGVGVGAPGSVDSNTGTLARVSNVGKGWTEPYPLAGALADLVHGPVVLGNDVQVAVTAEYRLGAGMPYRSVLGVWWGTGVGGGLVLDGIPWRGRGAAGEVGHVVVKPGGSRCGCGRRGCMEAYAGRGCLELKARKAVKRGEKTMLLEWMKKKGRTRLTSSIWKKALDEQDAVATRLIDKAVLMMGVGLSSAINLLDVDAIILGGGLGTRLGVEYAERIHEAMRPHIFVPERQPPVVLAQLGELSGAIGAALLAEPPLH from the coding sequence ATGAAGGGAAGTGCTTGGGGAGGCGTCGACCTGGGCGGGACGAAGATTGAAGCGGTGGTCGTCGACGCGGAGGGGAGGCCGCTGGGGAATGCGCGGCATCCCACGCCGGCGGGTGGGCCGAAGGAGGTGGTGCGAGCCATCTATGAGGCCCTGGAGGATGCCTCGCGGTCCGCGGGGCTGGCGCCTCGTCGGCTCGCGGGAGTGGGCGTGGGGGCTCCGGGCTCGGTGGACAGCAACACGGGAACGCTCGCGCGGGTGAGCAACGTGGGCAAGGGATGGACGGAGCCCTATCCCCTCGCGGGGGCGCTCGCGGACCTGGTGCATGGCCCGGTGGTGCTGGGCAATGACGTGCAGGTCGCTGTGACGGCGGAGTACCGGCTGGGAGCGGGGATGCCCTATCGCTCGGTGCTGGGCGTGTGGTGGGGAACAGGGGTGGGCGGCGGGTTGGTGTTGGATGGGATTCCGTGGCGAGGGCGCGGCGCCGCGGGAGAGGTTGGCCATGTGGTGGTGAAGCCCGGAGGCTCGCGCTGTGGCTGCGGACGCCGTGGCTGCATGGAGGCCTATGCGGGCCGAGGGTGCCTGGAACTCAAGGCACGCAAGGCGGTGAAGCGGGGCGAGAAGACGATGCTGCTCGAGTGGATGAAGAAGAAGGGCCGGACCCGGCTGACGAGCAGCATCTGGAAGAAGGCGCTGGATGAGCAGGATGCCGTGGCGACCCGGCTCATCGACAAGGCGGTGTTGATGATGGGAGTCGGGCTTTCGTCCGCCATCAACCTGCTGGACGTGGACGCCATCATCCTGGGCGGAGGATTGGGGACACGGCTGGGCGTCGAGTATGCGGAGCGCATCCATGAAGCAATGCGTCCGCACATCTTCGTCCCGGAGCGTCAGCCACCGGTGGTGTTGGCGCAGCTCGGAGAATTGTCTGGCGCCATCGGCGCCGCACTCCTGGCGGAGCCTCCCTTGCACTGA
- a CDS encoding acyltransferase family protein, producing MTLSSRPTLRECMEGRSNNLDFLRFAAASGVIVSHAFPLGEGPKEGTEPLTVFTHGQVSLGIVCVAVFLVISGVLISRSWERGQEARGFVQARTLRIFPGLAVSLLLTAFGLGAAFTTLPLRDYFSSAETYTFVLRNLTLVEPQWALPGVFPSNVYASAVNGSLWTLKYEVGFYLVVLGLGLAKLLRKDLALVGWCLTAGVSFLHIGRLGFWPELGLYFGGGMVLYLWRDRVRMSPWLALACVALLTGTAMAGTGLKVAMGSCGAYLVLYLAFIPSRLAHFGRHGDFSYGVYIYAFPVQQAVTALVGGPMPWWQNALLSFPPTLLLGFLSWRYVERLALRMKRRPEAAPKLATVSAPAP from the coding sequence ATGACCCTCTCGTCCCGCCCGACGCTGCGTGAATGCATGGAGGGCCGGAGCAACAACCTGGACTTCCTGCGCTTCGCGGCGGCCTCGGGCGTCATCGTCAGCCACGCGTTTCCGTTGGGCGAGGGACCGAAGGAGGGCACGGAGCCCCTGACGGTCTTCACCCATGGACAGGTGAGTCTGGGGATTGTCTGCGTCGCGGTGTTCCTGGTCATCAGCGGGGTCCTCATCTCGCGAAGCTGGGAGCGCGGCCAGGAGGCCCGTGGGTTCGTCCAGGCCCGGACGCTGCGCATCTTCCCGGGGCTCGCGGTGTCGCTGCTGCTGACGGCCTTCGGGCTCGGGGCGGCGTTCACCACCTTGCCGTTGCGGGACTACTTCTCGTCCGCGGAGACGTACACGTTCGTCTTGCGCAACCTCACGCTCGTCGAGCCGCAATGGGCGTTGCCCGGGGTGTTCCCGTCGAATGTGTATGCGAGTGCCGTCAACGGCTCGCTGTGGACGTTGAAGTACGAGGTGGGCTTCTACCTGGTCGTGCTGGGATTGGGGTTGGCGAAGCTGCTCCGGAAGGACCTGGCGCTCGTGGGGTGGTGCCTCACGGCGGGGGTGTCGTTCCTCCACATCGGCCGTCTGGGGTTCTGGCCCGAGCTGGGGCTCTACTTCGGAGGCGGGATGGTGCTCTACCTCTGGAGGGACCGGGTGAGGATGAGCCCGTGGCTCGCCCTGGCCTGTGTGGCCCTCCTGACGGGCACGGCGATGGCGGGGACCGGGCTGAAGGTGGCCATGGGCTCCTGCGGGGCGTACCTCGTGCTGTACCTCGCGTTCATCCCGAGCCGGCTCGCGCACTTCGGACGCCATGGGGACTTCTCCTATGGCGTCTACATCTATGCCTTTCCCGTGCAGCAGGCCGTCACGGCGCTGGTGGGTGGCCCCATGCCGTGGTGGCAGAACGCGCTGCTCTCGTTTCCTCCCACGCTGCTCCTGGGATTCCTGTCGTGGAGGTACGTCGAGCGCCTGGCCCTTCGCATGAAGCGGCGGCCCGAGGCGGCCCCGAAGCTCGCCACCGTCTCTGCTCCCGCGCCCTGA
- a CDS encoding glycosyltransferase: protein MSQSGVTLVIPTYNGARRVEAPLQALLAQQAPSDCFEVVVVDNNSTDGTSRVVEESPSVAALRQRGVEVRVVSETRQGLLFARLCGIQSARRDVVCFLDDDNVPEPNFVADGLVHFQDEHVGVVVSRLYPRYETPPPPSISRREHLLAINHRLGDAPIDFGAAATIAPTIGAGLWLRRAAFLDAVPWRTPEQLMPDRLGEQLLSGGDIEFGFLLGKAGHRRVYSPSLKVWHLIPRSRFETRYFLRLIVGVVRSEKTLEARYLGRKSAGVGRVKNWARLLGAGLASPALALRGDAVREILFVLASRWAQVQGPYSQLHEPRS from the coding sequence ATGAGCCAGTCTGGCGTGACCTTGGTCATCCCCACGTACAACGGCGCGCGGCGTGTCGAGGCACCGCTGCAGGCGTTGCTCGCGCAGCAGGCGCCGAGTGACTGCTTCGAGGTCGTCGTCGTGGACAACAACTCCACGGACGGCACCTCGCGCGTGGTCGAGGAGAGCCCGTCCGTCGCGGCTCTGCGTCAGCGCGGCGTCGAGGTCCGGGTCGTGTCGGAGACCCGGCAGGGGCTCCTCTTCGCGCGGCTGTGTGGCATCCAGAGCGCGCGTCGGGACGTCGTGTGCTTCCTCGACGATGACAACGTCCCCGAGCCGAACTTCGTCGCCGATGGGCTGGTGCACTTCCAGGACGAGCACGTGGGTGTCGTCGTGTCGCGGCTGTACCCGCGCTATGAGACGCCGCCTCCGCCGAGCATCTCCCGGCGGGAGCACCTGCTCGCCATCAACCACCGGCTGGGGGATGCGCCCATCGACTTCGGCGCGGCGGCGACGATCGCCCCCACCATTGGCGCGGGGTTGTGGCTGCGCCGCGCCGCGTTCCTGGATGCCGTGCCGTGGCGAACGCCGGAGCAGCTCATGCCGGACCGGCTGGGCGAGCAGCTCTTGAGTGGGGGGGACATCGAGTTCGGCTTCCTGCTGGGCAAGGCAGGACATCGGCGTGTCTATTCGCCCTCGCTGAAGGTGTGGCACCTCATCCCCCGCTCCCGTTTCGAGACCCGGTATTTCCTCCGGCTCATCGTGGGTGTGGTGCGCAGCGAGAAGACGCTCGAGGCGCGCTACCTGGGCCGCAAGTCCGCGGGCGTCGGTCGGGTGAAGAACTGGGCACGGCTGTTGGGCGCGGGGCTCGCGAGTCCCGCGCTGGCGCTTCGCGGAGACGCGGTGCGGGAGATTCTCTTCGTCCTGGCGAGCCGCTGGGCCCAGGTGCAAGGGCCGTATTCACAGCTCCACGAGCCCCGGTCATGA
- a CDS encoding acyltransferase family protein, producing MDGLDLLRAIAILGVLVFHAPKAVHDAVPFTLRAAFAHGWMGVDLFFVLSGYLIGRQVFAPETDAPLGSQLRTFWMKRWMRTLPLYFVVLALYALKPWVVGTPFLGGGWHYALFLQNFSLPRDFVQSWSLCVEEHFYVVLPLLAFALGGRRWPAWAWLVPVGVSVLARAFYVRDLPPGEHLSTFPEFVAWSTEQHLDGLAIGVFLARTAPVWRQWPRPWRTACGIAGGILLMVAVGWHGALVTTTGHVWIFSALAAGFGAVLVGVETLRLPSWLRWGIYPTALLSYGAYLWHGLVVRVLERLDVRLGAWGLDLLAFLALTLGVSWVTYVTVEKPFLKLRDVLLARKDDVRGTVRAGMETQR from the coding sequence ATGGATGGGCTGGACCTCCTGCGCGCCATCGCCATCCTGGGCGTGCTGGTCTTCCATGCGCCCAAGGCCGTCCATGACGCGGTGCCCTTCACGCTCCGAGCCGCGTTCGCGCATGGGTGGATGGGCGTGGACCTCTTCTTCGTCCTCTCGGGCTACCTCATCGGTCGGCAGGTCTTCGCGCCGGAGACGGACGCGCCGCTGGGCTCGCAGCTGCGCACCTTCTGGATGAAGCGCTGGATGCGCACCCTGCCGCTCTACTTCGTGGTGCTCGCGCTCTACGCGCTCAAGCCCTGGGTGGTGGGCACACCCTTCCTGGGGGGAGGCTGGCACTACGCGCTGTTCCTCCAGAACTTCTCGCTGCCGCGCGACTTCGTGCAGAGCTGGTCCCTGTGCGTGGAGGAGCACTTCTACGTGGTGCTGCCCCTGCTCGCCTTCGCGTTGGGCGGGCGTCGCTGGCCCGCGTGGGCCTGGCTGGTGCCCGTGGGAGTGAGCGTCCTCGCCCGCGCCTTCTACGTCCGCGACCTTCCGCCGGGCGAGCACCTGTCGACCTTCCCCGAGTTCGTGGCGTGGTCCACGGAGCAGCATCTGGACGGACTCGCCATCGGGGTGTTCCTGGCGCGGACCGCGCCTGTCTGGAGACAGTGGCCCCGCCCCTGGCGCACCGCCTGCGGCATCGCGGGAGGAATCCTGTTGATGGTCGCGGTGGGCTGGCATGGCGCGCTCGTGACGACCACGGGCCATGTCTGGATATTCAGTGCGCTCGCGGCCGGCTTCGGCGCGGTGCTGGTGGGAGTCGAGACGCTGCGGCTTCCTTCGTGGCTTCGCTGGGGCATCTACCCGACGGCGCTGCTCTCCTATGGCGCCTATCTGTGGCATGGGCTGGTGGTCCGGGTCCTCGAGCGCCTGGACGTGAGGCTGGGCGCGTGGGGACTGGACCTCCTCGCGTTCCTGGCGCTCACGCTGGGCGTCTCGTGGGTGACGTATGTCACGGTGGAGAAGCCCTTCCTCAAGCTCCGGGATGTGCTGCTCGCCCGAAAGGATGACGTGCGCGGTACCGTGCGAGCCGGCATGGAGACACAACGATGA
- a CDS encoding MraY family glycosyltransferase, which produces MITFFVAFLLSLAVALTLTYFVRNWARAWGWMDPVDSSRKVHVRPIPRLGGIGIVAGFFAPLCALFLVDSGVGHHFRLHTELVYGLFLGGAAIAALGLYDDLRGANARLKFGVQFLVALGLYALGFRIEVIANPFGPELSLGVLGLPFTVFWMVGVVNALNLIDGLDGLAGGVAFFGVSTNFILALARGDILLCLLMAALAGAILGFLVFNFNPASIFMGDTGSMFLGFVLAAVSIKTSTKSGTAVAMLVPVMALGLPIMDTLLAVVRRSLLGRPLFSADKEHIHHRIMSRMVLSHRSTVLVLYGLCGLFTLTALGLNFANSVQSALLLSGMGVVIVVLMRKLGYLDLARAGDMQQTRQRNIRLRSLVKEVSASVRAAKSVQEVWTSVRALAEGLDVSRLELRFQHVRNELTEGIVFETQRAAGSPVSFDLRLDVKDGDAVIGALSLAWANGRNATSRDEELALELVADAVAERSARLFAHADADPSRVVMLRR; this is translated from the coding sequence ATGATCACGTTCTTCGTCGCATTCCTGCTCTCCCTCGCGGTGGCCCTGACGCTCACGTACTTCGTGCGCAATTGGGCCCGCGCCTGGGGGTGGATGGACCCGGTCGACTCCAGTCGAAAGGTCCACGTCCGGCCCATCCCCAGGCTCGGCGGCATCGGCATCGTCGCGGGCTTCTTCGCGCCCCTGTGCGCGCTGTTCCTCGTGGACTCCGGCGTCGGGCATCACTTCCGCCTCCACACGGAGCTCGTCTACGGCCTGTTCCTCGGCGGCGCGGCCATCGCGGCGCTCGGGCTCTACGACGACCTGCGCGGCGCCAATGCCCGCCTCAAGTTCGGCGTGCAGTTCCTCGTCGCGCTGGGCCTCTACGCCCTCGGCTTCCGCATCGAGGTCATCGCCAATCCCTTCGGCCCGGAGCTGTCCCTGGGCGTGCTCGGCCTGCCGTTCACCGTGTTCTGGATGGTGGGCGTCGTCAACGCGCTCAACCTGATTGATGGCCTGGACGGGCTCGCGGGCGGCGTCGCCTTCTTCGGCGTCAGCACCAACTTCATCCTCGCGCTCGCGCGGGGAGACATCCTCTTGTGCCTGCTGATGGCGGCGCTCGCGGGCGCCATCCTCGGGTTCCTCGTCTTCAACTTCAACCCGGCCTCCATCTTCATGGGGGACACGGGCAGCATGTTCCTGGGCTTCGTGCTCGCCGCGGTGTCCATCAAGACGAGCACCAAGAGCGGCACGGCCGTGGCCATGCTCGTGCCCGTCATGGCGCTGGGCCTGCCCATCATGGACACGCTGCTCGCCGTGGTGCGCCGCTCGCTCCTGGGCCGCCCGCTGTTCAGCGCGGACAAGGAGCACATCCATCACCGCATCATGAGCCGCATGGTGCTCAGCCACCGCTCCACCGTGCTGGTGCTCTATGGCCTGTGCGGACTCTTCACGCTGACGGCGCTGGGGCTGAACTTCGCCAACAGCGTGCAGAGCGCCCTGCTGCTCAGCGGCATGGGCGTGGTCATCGTCGTGCTCATGCGCAAGCTGGGCTACCTGGACCTCGCGCGCGCGGGGGACATGCAGCAGACCCGTCAGCGCAACATCCGGCTGCGCTCGCTGGTGAAGGAGGTCTCCGCGTCGGTCCGCGCCGCGAAGTCCGTGCAGGAGGTCTGGACCTCGGTCCGCGCCCTGGCCGAGGGCCTGGACGTGTCGAGGCTCGAGCTTCGCTTCCAGCACGTCCGCAACGAGCTCACCGAGGGCATCGTCTTCGAGACCCAGCGCGCCGCGGGCAGCCCGGTCTCCTTCGACCTGCGGCTCGATGTGAAGGATGGGGACGCGGTGATTGGGGCGCTGTCGCTGGCGTGGGCCAACGGGCGCAACGCCACCAGCCGCGATGAGGAGCTGGCGCTGGAGTTGGTCGCGGACGCGGTGGCCGAGCGCTCCGCGCGGCTCTTCGCGCACGCGGACGCGGACCCCTCGCGGGTCGTCATGCTGAGGCGATGA